Below is a window of Macadamia integrifolia cultivar HAES 741 chromosome 8, SCU_Mint_v3, whole genome shotgun sequence DNA.
ATACTTGGAACTAGTAATAGTACAAGGAAAATGCACCAAACAGAAATAACTATTTGAGATTTTTGCATTTAACATATTTTAGTAGCATCAATACATTTAGAATCTCAAGCTACTGTCACTATTTCAGGTAACAACATCAGGACTCACCTTCATTGATGGAATGCCGAGAATACATGCATTACTCAATAATGTAGGACAAACTAATTAGAACCTGAGCTTGCAGTGCAAGAAGCTGACGGGCTGCTGCTACTTAAAGGGTTGTTACCATTTGACTCTGCAATATTCTGGTTACTGTGCTCTGCCACTGGACCTTCTGGGTTATTTGATACAGAAGAACCAGCAGCCTTACTATTTTCTCTTGTCTCAAGGCGCTCCATCATGCGGGATACACTTACAATTCCTGCATTTACTTCTCTCCTAACTTCGGAACCAAGATCTACAATGGAATTGTTCCGAGAGAACAGTCTCTCCTTCCAACCTCTTGTGCTCTTCGAAATTGACTCTTTGTATCTTATACATATCAATGACAACATATTAATCTCCAGGACCAACGAgacataaaatagaaattaccaaattaattatttaaaaaagatTAATAGaaaatgttctcttttcttcattaaGAATTATACCTCATTGAAACTGAATTAAATCGAGACTTTAGGGATTCTGAGAAAGATTGAAAGTCAGATGGTCCTGCTCTATCATGATTTACAGTAGAAGATTGGCTTCCAGAACTCCTACAAGAAAatgacaaataaaataaatgcttTAGACCAGTGCATGTAGGAATGATTGATGAAAAATGGAAAGTTTGGGAACAATAAGCACCGGCTATTGAAGGACAATCCATGTCGATTGGCCACACTGACGTTAGATCCAGATGCTGGGGAAGTACTCCAATTTGTTTGGCCAGGAGATGGCTGTGGGGTCCGCTCTGATGGTTCTTCTCCTACAGCAGCAAGAGCTACAGATGGACCACCAGCAATAACTGCAGGAGCATGCTCATTGTCTCCTCTCGGAGCTGAAGAGACAGTAACAGGACCAGCAGCAGGTGCATTAGGATGAGAAGAGAACACCAAGAACTGTGGACGACCCTGAGCTGAAGCCCTACTTCGTTGACCTTCCCTTCGAGCAATGTGGTGTGCTCTGCCcattgcagcagcagcagccaaaTGCTGGATTATACGTTCCTCGAGATCAGCATCATTTGCACCTACAGGTAACTGCATTAAGGAGAAAAACAACGTGGATCACCAAAATATGATCAGCTCTTAGCAGACTTAATATATAAATCTAATGAATCaaccaaaaagagaataaaataaaaattcccctaTTCTATAAGGACTACACACATGCTGTAACTCAAAATCTCCCAGGGCAGGATGATGAAATATAGTAGCATTTCGTGATGGATTAAACCTAAAGTTCCTCTCCCGCTCCACTGCTTCAAGCAGTTCTTGGCTGCCACAACATGCATGATAAATAATTCCCATCAAAACAATGAGATGTAAagatcattaaaataaaatacgTAACATAATAAAAGGgcaagagagatagagagaaaaataaacctAGTGGGGTCCTTCAAGCTGATGGATTGCCAACACATTGGACATTGAGAACTTCTCTGACACCTATATCGCAAAAAGTttgatgtcaaatttctttcctttatcttcTATCAATCTGTAATGATTCAATAAGTTGCATAGACATAGCTTTTCCATACAGATTAGCCCAATTTGATAAATATCAGCTTTGGCCAATTCATATATGGAATTAATTTAAGaatacctttttcttttcttttatttttctaattaacATAAATTactaatatatttttcttttctttccttgctCTAATTAACACAAATTACTACCTCCCCTATCCACAGAGGAAATCATTAAATACAAAGTTAACGTTGccatatttatttaattgctcatatgaaaatatattacaatTTGTAAGATATTCATTTTCTGTATGAAATAACAAATTTAATTCTCAACCCTTCAACCATGGGCACCCCCAACATCATCTGATAGCACCAAGGGAACAGCatacagaaacaacaaaaaattaaaagggaaaCAAAGACCCATAACACAATCCCTACCCGTATTACCCTTGTTTGGCAGCTCCTTCTGTCAACTCTGTAGTTGTCATTGTTCCTGGTGGCAACTTGGTGAGCACcatatttgaagaaaaatattattagttCAAAGTATGTTTTCTTATTCCCCTTGTACCCTTTCTCCTTGTTCTTCCCCCTCCCTTAGTTTCCCATTTTTCGACTACAACTGGTCTGGGTGCCTTGACAGATAAGACACCCAGTCACCTTGATCATGTCTAGGCACTTTGCTGCCTAAGAGCCACCTAGGTGTTGACAATTGTGGTCAACTCATTGGCTGATCTGTGCTTCCCTGAGAATGAAGCATTCATTTGAGAAAAAAGTCACATTGCCCAATGAGATATTAAAATCTCCAAGGCCCACTAGCCTGACAGCATATCCAACCAATGTTCTGAGCTGAATCGCACTCAACAACAATGTCCAAAAGGCCTCTCAATACATCTTCAAGATCAACtgctgatgaaatgagtttgaATTGTCAAGCCACCTTCCCCTGCCGGACCTGAAGAGATTCCCACACACTCCATCCCACAGTCTGACTACTCCCCTAATCCCAGCAGCCGCAGATTGCCCAAAAAGCAACCATCAACGTTCAATTTggcaacaccccccccccagtTGTAGAATCAAAATCATGCTAAACAATGAATAGGACGATGAGCTGTGATATCACAATGTTGAATATGTTTCACACTTATTACtccatggaagaaaaaaatattttttgttccaCATTATCTTAAAGTTAATGTTATATGGCACCCATTTACATTATCCTTCAGATTATGCACAAAACATCATATATCCTAGTTAACAAGAAGGCAGATGTGGCCCAAATTGTGGACAAGTTGACCCCAAGGTCCCCTGCCCatatttcaagtttcaacacaATCCAAGTTGGCCAGGTGGCAAAACGAAGTGTTGAAAAATCTGGTACACAACCAAAAGGGTGCAAGATTATTGAGGGGTTGCACAAACATATATGGGAGTGTATGCCTATATATGGCAGGGTATATTTAACTTAGGTCTGAAACTTGCCATAATCCAACAAttggaattgccacatcatcttGGAAGTAGGGACAGTTTCTCTCAGGTGCAACCCGAGGGAAGGTGactcatttttttataaaacataCAAGAAACGATTGAGAAATGCAGATAAAGGATCAACAAAATGGCAATTTTGAAAAATGCATGCATATCAAGAAAATTACTCAAGGATTTCATTCACCCGGTTTAAGCAAGGGGATGCCAActaaatggaaaaatattatGGAGAAGGGAACCAGTTCAATAGACTTCTAGACAAACTGGTAAAGAGCAGATTGATTGgccaaatgaaaggaaaacataaattgAATACCACAGCACGGATGGAAGCAACCAATTCAACAAGAAAAATCAGtgaccaaacaccatttttttccaattcaCTTTCTGTTGCTGCTGATAATAGATATTGAAGATGGGAATCAAGCAACCTAAGTACTAATCAAGAACATAAGATAATGAAGAAAGGCAATTTTACTGCTTCACTGCCCCAAAAGCAATTGAACAAATCTCACTGACGTAAAAACCCACGCACACATGCGAGTGCGCTCACCATCCCACCGTTTTTTTTCCTCCTATAcagcccccccaaaaaaatgtgggaacaattaaataaagagaatCAAGAGATTATACCATTCAAGAATGCACTGAAGGTGATACTCGTGTTTGCAATTAGTCACCTGCACAATAAGAAAATTGCTTCTGAAAAAGACAATTCTCTACAAACAAACCTCATGCAGATAAGACATAAATATCCATTAACAGAGACAGAAGTAGAGAAAGCAGGGGATATCACTACGAAAAGATAATCATCAAACAGTATACCGTTGAAGGATCACTGTCACAGAAAGCCTCAAGGCATATGCTGCAAGCATCATCGCAGGCATCCTGAATTCCCCCTTCCACAAAAGCAGCAGCCGAGGTCAGATGGCCCTCTGTCTGTAGTGTCTCCTCCATAGCCGGTGGAATCTACCAAACGGAATAACCCAATATCAATATATCAACGCATTTCCAAACAAAACAACAGAATAGATATTCCATCAAATTCCATCacaaatccaaagaaaaaaaaaaactatggtaGAAATGAAACCCCAAATCAACAAAAGCCAACATCTTGTCACAAAATTCAatctcaaaagtcaaaacccacaaaaaatccagattaaaagaagcaaaaataaatagaattagGAAATAAAATGAAGGATGGATGGTCGATTAACCTCGAATCCAAGAAAACCATCGACGGAAGGTCAATCAAGACATACCTCCATCAGAAATGCTCCCGGATTCGAGAAATCGTTCTTGAATTTCAAGATCGAACTCGAATTCCCGGGAAGGATGAAGTATTGCTAGAGATCCATTTccaagagaaagagataaaataaaagaaaaccctaTATTTTATATAGCGAAAAAATTGCAGAGAAAAAAGCACGTTCGACAGAggcttctccttttttttactCCGCTTGCatcctctcccaaaaaaacgaaacaaaaaactGCGATGGAAGAGGATAACTGGAAGACACCATAGCTGGGAAACGAACGGATCACCTTCACATCTCACGATCCTCACCCCTTTGCCTTTTCCTGTTTTCCTTCTCTTTGCGCCATCCGccccttcccccttccttcTTTTATCGCTTCTCTCTCAtcactcacaagtcacaactcaCAACAAAGCAAGAATTTCAccattttgaccaaaatttattccctcttcttacaAGGGAAGGGTCATCTAATCATTTCACATTCTTTGgtcaacaaaaaaatataaatctttcccatttttcttttttccctatcATACTAAACTTTCATCTCTGTTTATCCCCTAATTTTTGGTAAGACATATATGACTCTAGATCACCAACATTAGTTGTGGTCAATAAGTAAAGATACAGCAAGAACAAAATATTTTTGGTCTGTGTAAGACATATGACTCTAGATTACCAACATTAGTTGTGGTCAATAAGTAAAGATACAGCAATAAACAAAANNNNNNNNNNNNNNNNNNNNaaaaaaaaaaaaaaatgaaaaagggaagGGGAATAGGGGTAAATTAGGGATTTTGAATTATAAGGGAAAAACGAGGTAAATGTCTATTTATCTCgagaatcataaaataaatttgaatatACTCAACGCATTATATTATCACTTTTTATTGCATAATACTTTCCCCTCTCTTTTCCCACATCCTAATAAAGGTTGCACatccttctttgcttaagattAAAGCTTCATTCACCTTCATTATTAATGTATTTGGATTGGACTCATTTCAAACTTTCAACATATAAGAAGAAACATGCTATATATCATAATGGTAGATTTGTGGATGAAGACTCCACCCAATATGGATCTATAAAAACtgtttccttttcccttttcccttttcttataTCGTCTGTTCATGCGCTAGACTTGAACCAAAAAACTATATCGAAAAATTAAGTATTCAAAAATTgctaaataaataatatttaaaattaaattgaagACCCAAAAATTGATAAATATACAATACAATGGTATGTATAATGAAGGTGGGTGACAAATTTAATATTTCTATGCATGATCCTCTTCATAGTGTAGTGGGAATGTGGGATAGACGTGGTAAAAATCAATAATCCATGCCTAAaagatttatatattttttaatacacTTTTATTAGAAaggttgggggtggggttgaATTATTTTTGTCATATTCCAATAGGTGGGAGCCTAAATGGGAACCAACGTGTGTTTTTTTGAGGAAAATAAGTAGAGACCAACTGGCAAGCTATTAAAGCAGCCTTCATTATATTTAATACAtgattatttgtttgttttgttcatttatttatttaattgttgtTTGCTCAAAAGTTCTTCTCGCTTCCCAAAAAAGTTGTGTGATAGATTGGGAACGGTTGGGCCACCATAATTGTTGTAGTTGTTATGTAAAATACCCATGCTGATCATGAGATATTTCGAATCTCTTGGTCGTTACTttcctctctcccaaaaaaaaaaaaatgcaattgtCCAAGATatcatttctttgctttctaGCTTATATTTTAAGTTCATTGAATAAGGTAATTTATGTATATTTTCATTATACGAAGGGAAATATATGTACATTTTCATTCAAGCATaatatgtaaataaaaaatatcattaagACTGTGATATCGAACTTATTCTATGCAAGGATGTAATTCCATCTATATTCAAGGTTATGCTGGTGTTGATTTAAGTCTATGATTGTTGAAGTTTTGTACGTCCATGATAGATCGAAGCCATCCTTACAAATGATGAACCTCTACTATAAATCATTTGTATCATTCTCTTACGTCAGCCCTGTGGACCTTTTTTGTTACAGCAATTCAATTGTCTATTAGTCACTATTGGGTACCTAATTACAAAATCATTTGATGAACCCTACTCCATTGCTAAGGTCTAGAGTAATTATTAGGAACTCAAATCTGATCAatatttggtttagggtttagaaataTAGACTTAACCTTAAAGATTATATAAGTGAACCAAAACATGCGTCCACTTATCTGTTCTTCCTTACAATTTGAAAAACTAGACACAAAAATACCTAGGTGGTAAGTGGAGAAAACTTTACCCCAACATTATAGTTAAGGAGCAATGactatcaattttattttattttttgaaagggGGTGGTATTAGGATTGGGCGTTTTCTATCACATATCGTTTGTCATACTTTGAAGACAATTGGGGTTTATATGTACATAGAACTATATCCTAAGGTTTTACAAAATGATCTATATCTATTTCTTAACAAATATTAGTTGAGGCTTATAAGTCGGGATGGGTCTTTAGGTTTTAGAGATCTTCAAATAAAATTGTAATCCTCAAAACAGTCACCAAGTCACCAGAAAATCTCCTTGGATTAAATATACAAAAGAAAGAACCTCCAAGTAAAGAGGGGAATCTTACCAAATCAATCATCCTCCACAATCCCCCAAATTACCCCTATATAATAGTACCACATAATAACAATAAAGGGTCCTACATGAGAGTGATTGCCTAATTATTGtgaaaatattttgtttcatATGCTTACAACAATGGAATAAAGACCAATTCTATATAGTCCCCACTAGCATGAAGGCATTTtagaaaacaaacaaacaaacaaacaaaccctaaaaccttgcTTGCTTAAAGGATGAAGCCAGCCAAATTGAATAAAAGGCAAAGGGAGAAAAAGATCCACTAAGCACGACAAGTTTTGagtgggcatctcaccctctcagATGCAATCATGCAATGTTATATGGTATCCTTGTGGTTGTGGATCGTTCATGGGAGCATAGGGCATCTTTATTAAATAATTGTGGTTGGCTTCAACATGAATTACAAGTTCACCAACTATAGTGTAGTTTTTTAATTAGAGATTGTAACATTTGATTCACATGAGATTAGAAACATTGACTTGGTCAATCCCACATCCACCCTTTCGTGGAGGACTCTGCCCATGTCTCAATCGTTCGATTTGATTGGATTCTAtttgatttggttcgatttaaTTCCCTTTTAATGGTGGATGAGATTTCGTCGACAATGAAAACGATAAGTGGAGAGGGGGGATGGGTGGGACATAAGGAGGTGGTCTTGTTTCATGACTAACATTGAaacttagaagaagaaatgcttGATTAAGGGTCTTCTTATGGATGATAGCGATGGATGAGGCCTTCACGTCCTCTTTAATGCTTTAGGGTCtcacaaaaaaatcaaataattgaaAGAGAACAAATTTTTGTTAATTTGGTAGGTGACACATTGAACAGGGCAAAGGTAGAATGATAGAAGAGGGGATGGGCAATGGCCTAATGGGTTGTTTGGAATCTGGACATGGGGCATTTCTCTTGACATTCTCTTTTTAATTAGCTTTCTATAAGGGTTTATCTAACCTGAATTTGTCAACATCTCTAGCTCTCTATGAGAATTAAAGATAGGTTGgtacaaatctctctctctctctctctcttggtccAAGGACCTAGTTTCTCTTCACCTACTACTGAGAAGAGATTTTCTGTCTTGAGTAGGACTCtatgaaggaagagaattatGACCCTCAATTGGGTGAAGATAATTTGATTAGACAGTGGGCTCACTTGATTAAGCCCAAACCATCCATACACCATTCAATTAATGATGAGGCCCAGTCAGGAAACAATTTGTTCGGCCCAAAAGCCCACCCCTCTAACTCTGCTAATTATTGGAAGTTCTttaaatcaaaagtaaaaaagggttttcaaaataatttcaaaatgATTTGTTATTGTCTTTAATCTTTTTTCGGATCTATATATGTAATGATATGATCTATCcttattgaaataaaataaaatgtgttttaaattaaaaaaatacaaaaaagaaaagttataaattatttgacaccttaaggaATATCAATTGGAAAAGAAACTTAATATGATttatcacataaaatgatatATAAACCCATAAATATTTTGGCATTAGGTATGATAAAATGAAGGAGTATTCCAAAGAGTTGGCTCAAGCCCAACCTGAGGTCTAGGAAGATTTCTCAAATGCATCCTAGAGTATGGCAAAGAATGAGCCCTATTTACATTGATGAACAGTTACATCCAATATATAAATAAACgctaaaatgaaaataattttatcattttcatacaaaataataaattcatATTAATAAACTACTATCATTGGCACATCGGTGATCTTTTTTGGCTTGGAATTCCAACAATCAAGACACTCCGTTTGACCCCTCTCcttcactttccttttctttttttgggtagaaagatCAAAGATAAGCACTTTCACATCGACTATGATTGATGAAGGAATTTTTTTCGAGAAAAAGTATCATATTTTTAGATTATGTTGATACATTTTATGCTTTGATTAAATTATGAGCAATGTCAAAGTGTACATTCAGAGACACTATGGTTAAGATTCTGAAACGAAGATTCATTCAAGATAATTGATTTTAGGTAGGAAGTTTTGTATGTAACCTTATAATgacaatttttatttaaattatatatCCGATGCACAAAGAAATCTCAAGAGACAATAAATTTTAGGGCAAGAGATCCCCGCCTAATCACTGAGCCAATGAGAATGAGCAAGGGCATCAAGATGGAATTTTCAAGATGCCGTTCTTCTTTCCTAAATTTATTTcatcttataaaaaaataaaagatctagagagagagaaactatgacaaggttaataaaaaaaaatttgtgttcCACTCTTTCCTGGGAAATTGAGATCCCGAAACGACAGAGACagataaaattaattaattaatataaacAACACAGTTAAGAACAAATTACAAAGGACATTCATTCCTCTTAACCGTTGGaagcagaaatttgaatgagcATCTTAAATTCTTGAAGGAAAAAGCCTCAACCCCTGAGATGATATGGAAAAGTTTACATGGAACATAATCCATCATCGAATTCTAATTGCTTGCTTTAAGCCCCCTTCCCAATTCCTACCTTCTgtacatttgaaaaaaaaaaattcactcttTCATGTTTCAACCACACATTACCCACATCACATCCATTAACAACTTTCGAAGAAacgaagaaaaggaagaagaagaagaccaagaagaaacagagga
It encodes the following:
- the LOC122086523 gene encoding E3 ubiquitin-protein ligase RHF2A-like isoform X2, with amino-acid sequence MEETLQTEGHLTSAAAFVEGGIQDACDDACSICLEAFCDSDPSTVTNCKHEYHLQCILEWCQRSSQCPMCWQSISLKDPTSQELLEAVERERNFRFNPSRNATIFHHPALGDFELQHLPVGANDADLEERIIQHLAAAAAMGRAHHIARREGQRSRASAQGRPQFLVFSSHPNAPAAGPVTVSSAPRGDNEHAPAVIAGGPSVALAAVGEEPSERTPQPSPGQTNWSTSPASGSNVSVANRHGLSFNSRSSGSQSSTVNHDRAGPSDFQSFSESLKSRFNSVSMRYKESISKSTRGWKERLFSRNNSIVDLGSEVRREVNAGIVSVSRMMERLETRENSKAAGSSVSNNPEGPVAEHSNQNIAESNGNNPLSSSSPSASCTASSGSN
- the LOC122086523 gene encoding E3 ubiquitin-protein ligase RHF2A-like isoform X1; protein product: MEIPPAMEETLQTEGHLTSAAAFVEGGIQDACDDACSICLEAFCDSDPSTVTNCKHEYHLQCILEWCQRSSQCPMCWQSISLKDPTSQELLEAVERERNFRFNPSRNATIFHHPALGDFELQHLPVGANDADLEERIIQHLAAAAAMGRAHHIARREGQRSRASAQGRPQFLVFSSHPNAPAAGPVTVSSAPRGDNEHAPAVIAGGPSVALAAVGEEPSERTPQPSPGQTNWSTSPASGSNVSVANRHGLSFNSRSSGSQSSTVNHDRAGPSDFQSFSESLKSRFNSVSMRYKESISKSTRGWKERLFSRNNSIVDLGSEVRREVNAGIVSVSRMMERLETRENSKAAGSSVSNNPEGPVAEHSNQNIAESNGNNPLSSSSPSASCTASSGSN